One part of the Rhodococcus oxybenzonivorans genome encodes these proteins:
- a CDS encoding aldehyde dehydrogenase family protein, whose protein sequence is MTEVQDRSKIYIDGAWVDSQGTGRIDVVNPATEEVIAVVADGTAEDVDRAAEAARAAFPAWSALSGEERGQYLRKAAGLVKERVDELAALVSSDMGMPVRLAKPVQIGMPLANLSAFAELAANYNFDAQEVGNSLIVREPIGVVGAITPWNFPLHQVVLKVGGALAAGCTVVLKPTEVAPLITYALTDIFHEVGLPAGVFNLVSGYGPVVGEAIAGHPEVDMVSFTGSTRAGKRVAVVAAETVKKVALELGGKSANVILDDADLTKAVTDGVGKCYLNSGQTCSALTRMLVPADKVDEAAAIAAQVAQNYAVGDPTAATSVLGPLVNSNQLKRVRSYIEQGIAEGAEPVLDGRETGQQKGYFVGPTIFSGVTEDMTIAREEIFGPVLSIIGYQDEEDAVRIANATEYGLAGGVWSGDKDRADRVARRLRAGQVEVNGGAFNTNAPFGGYKQSGIGREAGVLGFEEFLEVKSIQR, encoded by the coding sequence ATGACCGAAGTTCAGGACCGCAGCAAGATCTACATCGACGGAGCGTGGGTCGATTCGCAGGGGACGGGGCGTATCGACGTCGTCAACCCCGCCACCGAAGAGGTCATCGCTGTGGTCGCGGACGGCACCGCAGAGGACGTCGACCGTGCCGCCGAGGCCGCCCGCGCCGCATTCCCCGCGTGGTCGGCCCTCAGCGGCGAAGAGCGCGGCCAGTACCTGCGCAAAGCGGCCGGTCTCGTGAAGGAGCGAGTCGACGAACTCGCCGCCCTGGTGTCGAGCGACATGGGGATGCCTGTGCGGTTAGCGAAGCCCGTGCAGATCGGGATGCCATTGGCGAACCTCTCTGCCTTCGCCGAATTGGCGGCCAACTACAACTTCGACGCCCAGGAGGTCGGGAATTCGCTGATCGTGCGGGAGCCGATCGGCGTGGTCGGTGCCATCACCCCGTGGAACTTCCCCCTCCATCAGGTGGTCCTGAAGGTCGGTGGCGCCCTCGCCGCGGGTTGCACCGTGGTGCTCAAGCCGACCGAGGTGGCGCCCCTCATCACCTACGCCCTCACCGACATCTTTCACGAGGTCGGTCTGCCGGCCGGCGTGTTCAACCTCGTCAGCGGGTACGGTCCCGTGGTCGGGGAGGCCATCGCCGGACACCCCGAGGTAGACATGGTCTCCTTCACCGGCTCCACCCGCGCCGGAAAGCGCGTCGCCGTCGTCGCAGCCGAGACGGTGAAGAAGGTGGCGCTCGAGCTGGGCGGCAAGTCGGCCAACGTCATCCTCGACGACGCGGACCTCACCAAGGCCGTCACCGACGGGGTGGGCAAGTGCTATTTGAACTCGGGTCAGACGTGTTCGGCACTCACCCGCATGCTCGTCCCGGCCGACAAGGTGGACGAGGCGGCCGCGATCGCTGCGCAGGTCGCCCAGAATTATGCCGTCGGTGACCCGACCGCGGCCACGTCGGTCCTCGGGCCGCTGGTCAATTCGAATCAGCTCAAACGGGTCCGAAGCTACATCGAGCAGGGAATCGCCGAGGGTGCCGAGCCTGTTCTCGACGGACGCGAAACCGGTCAGCAGAAGGGCTATTTCGTCGGCCCCACCATCTTCTCCGGGGTCACCGAAGACATGACGATCGCCCGCGAAGAAATCTTCGGACCTGTGCTCTCGATCATCGGGTACCAGGACGAGGAGGACGCGGTCCGGATCGCCAACGCCACCGAGTACGGGCTCGCCGGCGGCGTCTGGTCCGGGGACAAGGACCGTGCCGATCGCGTCGCCCGGCGGCTACGGGCCGGCCAGGTCGAGGTGAACGGCGGCGCCTTCAACACCAACGCCCCGTTCGGTGGGTACAAGCAGTCGGGTATCGGGCGTGAAGCCGGTGTTCTCGGCTTCGAAGAGTTCCTCGAGGTCAAGTCGATCCAGCGGTAG
- a CDS encoding DUF429 domain-containing protein has product MRTVGVDLAAEPNRTAMAVVEWSEGEARVESVILGVRNDAITAAILDSDRAGIDAPFGWPDAFVQMVSAHHAGRMAATQELSHRAGRQPLTKRRTDLVVQAATGIAPLSVSADLIAHVALRCAGILAELGDLGADVDRVEGRAVEVYPAAALRRWGLLSRGYKRSANRVTLGELVDTLLTSAPWMDLGAHEPLCRTSDDALDAVLSAVIARAAAVGLTEMPDDADRRIARREGWIHVPVGSLQSLRPTP; this is encoded by the coding sequence ATGCGCACCGTGGGCGTCGATCTCGCCGCCGAACCGAACAGGACGGCGATGGCCGTCGTCGAGTGGTCGGAAGGCGAGGCCCGCGTCGAATCGGTGATCCTGGGCGTACGCAACGACGCCATCACCGCCGCAATCCTCGACAGCGACCGGGCGGGAATCGATGCACCTTTCGGCTGGCCCGACGCCTTCGTGCAGATGGTGTCCGCACATCATGCCGGCAGGATGGCGGCCACCCAAGAGCTGTCACACCGCGCCGGCCGGCAACCCCTGACGAAACGTCGGACCGACCTCGTCGTCCAGGCTGCCACCGGCATCGCACCGCTCAGTGTCTCCGCTGACCTCATCGCGCACGTGGCACTGCGCTGCGCCGGGATTCTCGCCGAACTCGGCGACCTCGGCGCCGACGTCGACCGCGTCGAAGGCCGGGCCGTGGAGGTGTATCCCGCCGCTGCCCTGCGGCGGTGGGGACTGCTCTCGCGCGGCTACAAGCGGTCCGCGAATCGGGTGACCCTGGGCGAGTTGGTCGACACCCTTCTCACCTCGGCGCCGTGGATGGACCTCGGGGCGCACGAACCACTCTGCCGCACCTCGGACGACGCCCTCGACGCCGTCCTGTCCGCTGTGATCGCGCGTGCGGCGGCCGTGGGACTCACCGAGATGCCCGACGACGCGGACCGCAGGATCGCCCGCCGCGAGGGCTGGATCCACGTGCCCGTGGGCAGCCTGCAGTCGCTGCGGCCGACGCCGTGA
- a CDS encoding LLM class flavin-dependent oxidoreductase — protein sequence MKNSELDVELSKREYSVGTRGLRPDLVGTPEQVAEKIRAYQDAGLTLLLIQCPPGTKSSNASPSRCFRWSPPVSTC from the coding sequence GTGAAGAACTCCGAACTCGACGTCGAGCTGTCCAAGCGCGAATACTCCGTCGGCACGCGCGGACTGCGACCCGACCTCGTTGGCACCCCCGAACAAGTCGCCGAAAAGATCCGCGCCTACCAGGACGCCGGTCTGACACTCCTGCTCATCCAGTGCCCCCCGGGAACGAAGAGCTCGAACGCATCGCCGAGCAGGTGTTTCCGCTGGTCCCCACCCGTGAGTACTTGTTAA
- a CDS encoding enhanced intracellular survival protein Eis: MTTTTGGITIRTATEQDWPKIVLLNEICFATPQTPELTAFWKGLVGADRPVIALDGAAVVGATMDIPMTVTVPGGAGVAAAGITAVTVAPTHRRRGILRALYTEQHARIRRSGVPLSILTASEGGIYGRFGYGPTTVESTVGIDRRFAALHPDVPDPGGVRVVRPVEARPSITEIYDRWQRRTPGAQVRPDNVWDRIFADPESERGGGTSLFGLLHDDGYVLYRCVSGEHGTTARVQEFRSVTDDSHIALWRALLGLDLIRRIEASVVPDDPLPYLLTDSRLVRTTSRHDELWVRIMDVPAALEARVYRCDLDVVMQVDDGFLDAGGRFALRVRDGRAVCTRTETDPQVVLALDVLGSLYLGAHRARAFAAANRLWAVDSSTLDALDLAFGSEYSAQMGWGF, encoded by the coding sequence ATGACGACCACCACCGGCGGGATCACGATCAGGACGGCGACGGAGCAGGATTGGCCGAAGATCGTGCTGCTCAACGAAATCTGTTTCGCGACGCCGCAGACGCCGGAGCTCACAGCCTTCTGGAAAGGACTGGTGGGCGCCGACCGTCCTGTCATCGCACTGGACGGTGCTGCCGTGGTGGGCGCCACCATGGACATTCCGATGACGGTCACGGTGCCCGGTGGTGCCGGCGTCGCGGCGGCCGGAATCACCGCGGTGACCGTTGCCCCCACACATCGCCGGCGGGGCATCCTTCGCGCGCTCTACACAGAACAACACGCGCGTATCCGGCGGTCGGGCGTGCCGCTGTCGATTCTGACCGCCAGCGAGGGCGGGATCTACGGCCGGTTCGGGTACGGTCCGACCACTGTCGAATCTACGGTCGGAATCGATCGCCGGTTCGCAGCACTACACCCGGATGTACCCGATCCCGGTGGTGTGCGCGTGGTCCGCCCCGTGGAGGCGCGTCCGTCGATCACCGAAATTTACGACCGGTGGCAGCGACGTACACCCGGCGCCCAGGTACGACCGGACAACGTGTGGGACCGAATTTTCGCCGACCCGGAGAGCGAGCGCGGCGGCGGTACGAGTCTGTTCGGACTGCTCCACGACGACGGGTACGTGCTTTACCGCTGCGTCTCCGGAGAGCACGGGACGACCGCGCGCGTCCAGGAGTTCCGCTCGGTCACCGACGACAGCCATATCGCCCTGTGGCGGGCCCTGCTCGGACTGGACCTCATCCGGCGGATCGAGGCCTCCGTTGTTCCCGACGATCCGCTGCCGTACCTGTTGACCGACAGCAGGCTGGTCCGTACGACCTCCCGTCACGACGAATTGTGGGTACGGATCATGGATGTTCCCGCCGCGCTCGAGGCTCGGGTATACCGGTGCGATCTCGACGTCGTGATGCAGGTCGACGATGGCTTCCTCGATGCCGGCGGCCGATTCGCGTTGCGCGTGCGGGACGGCCGCGCGGTGTGCACCCGCACCGAAACGGACCCACAGGTCGTGCTCGCCCTGGACGTGCTGGGCAGCCTGTACCTCGGTGCGCACCGCGCACGCGCGTTCGCCGCAGCGAACAGGTTGTGGGCCGTCGACTCGTCAACCCTCGACGCCCTGGACCTCGCCTTCGGTTCCGAATACTCCGCGCAGATGGGCTGGGGGTTCTAG
- a CDS encoding dienelactone hydrolase family protein has translation MTPLQRYIAEEIAVDHADGLLTRREALRRLGLIGLGVAAATSLLAACTNDPGTTTASTASSEASPPPGAAGAVATESVTLPGPDGRTLQGAWAPADSPRGAVLVIHENKGLTDHIRSVAGRFAREGYSALAVDLLSEEGGTASFTDPAQATATLAKVPPERFVADMKAGVDELERRVPNKKTAAVGFCFGGGMVWLLLASGEPRLAAAVPFYGPLPENADFSGSRAAVLAIYAEHDARVNASRDAAAAALARAALPHEIVTVPGADHAFFNDTGQRYDPAAASDAYDRVLDWFDEYVR, from the coding sequence ATGACGCCACTGCAACGCTATATAGCCGAGGAGATCGCGGTCGACCATGCCGACGGCCTCCTCACCCGACGGGAAGCCCTGCGAAGACTGGGCCTGATAGGCCTCGGTGTCGCTGCCGCCACCTCGCTCCTCGCCGCCTGCACCAACGACCCAGGCACGACCACGGCGAGCACCGCGTCCAGTGAGGCATCCCCACCACCCGGTGCGGCAGGCGCCGTCGCCACTGAATCGGTGACGCTACCCGGACCCGACGGACGAACCCTCCAAGGAGCCTGGGCGCCGGCGGACTCGCCCCGCGGAGCAGTACTCGTCATCCACGAGAACAAAGGGCTCACCGACCATATTCGTTCGGTCGCAGGTCGATTCGCACGGGAAGGGTACTCCGCTCTCGCCGTCGACTTGTTGTCGGAAGAGGGCGGCACCGCGTCCTTCACGGATCCCGCTCAGGCCACGGCGACACTGGCGAAGGTGCCGCCGGAACGCTTCGTGGCCGACATGAAGGCCGGCGTCGACGAACTCGAACGACGGGTGCCGAACAAGAAAACGGCCGCGGTCGGGTTCTGCTTCGGCGGCGGAATGGTGTGGCTACTTCTGGCCTCCGGTGAACCTCGACTCGCCGCCGCCGTCCCGTTCTACGGACCCCTGCCGGAGAACGCAGATTTTTCTGGTTCCCGGGCCGCAGTGCTGGCCATCTATGCAGAGCACGATGCCCGGGTGAACGCGAGCCGGGACGCCGCAGCCGCCGCATTGGCTCGTGCCGCACTGCCACACGAGATCGTCACGGTTCCGGGTGCCGACCACGCCTTCTTCAACGACACCGGGCAACGCTACGACCCCGCGGCAGCGAGCGATGCCTACGACCGGGTACTCGACTGGTTCGACGAATACGTGCGGTGA
- a CDS encoding tellurite resistance TerB family protein, with the protein MAFWDQLKAKAFEMNGQLKTKTAQFQNKEFANASMAMCALIAAADGTIDPSERQKTATLITSNEALSVFPSDELRQKFEWYCSKLQSDFEFGKIEATATIAKLKSKQDQARAVIQIGIVIGGADGNFDQHERTVVRDACFAVGIAPAEFEL; encoded by the coding sequence ATGGCTTTCTGGGATCAGCTGAAGGCAAAGGCGTTCGAAATGAACGGCCAGCTCAAGACGAAAACGGCACAGTTCCAGAACAAGGAGTTCGCCAACGCCAGCATGGCCATGTGCGCACTCATCGCCGCGGCTGACGGCACGATCGACCCGTCGGAACGACAGAAGACCGCGACGCTGATCACCAGCAACGAAGCGCTCAGTGTCTTTCCCTCGGACGAGCTGCGTCAGAAGTTCGAGTGGTACTGCAGCAAGCTGCAGTCGGACTTCGAGTTCGGCAAGATCGAAGCCACCGCCACCATCGCGAAGCTGAAGTCCAAGCAGGATCAGGCGCGGGCCGTGATTCAGATCGGCATCGTCATCGGCGGCGCGGACGGCAACTTCGACCAGCACGAGCGAACTGTGGTGCGCGACGCCTGTTTCGCCGTCGGGATTGCTCCGGCGGAATTCGAACTGTGA
- a CDS encoding DUF2252 domain-containing protein: MTTDRARVDLRTRVEADDVAARGNALRASVPSSAHDHVAVGTDRPGVLEFVEATNEGRLTSLLPLRIGRMIASPFSFFRGAAGLMAADLAGSPVTGLTAQLCGDAHAANFGLYGTPDGQIVMDINDFDETLPGPWEWDLKRLAASLVLAGREGSVSERGCIEAAEDAVTSYRRTIRELAEQPFLQSWNALPDKSALERAKADDLLDDFDKAAQKARRNTSEKVAAKWTEHLEDHETGTRRRRFVENPPVLTRVEQATADAVIEGLELYVESLRESRRNLITRFAVSDVAFRIVGTGSVGLRSYIALLQGNRDEALVLQLKQARPSALSPYLPVSTPKHEGKRIVHGARLVQAESDILLGWTTIDGLPYIVRQFRNLKGDIDPTGLAQDHLDDYGRLAGALLARAHTRSLDPRLLAGYFAGDEELDEAIGRYAVRYADRTEADHAVLVDAVHSGRIAADPA; the protein is encoded by the coding sequence GTGACGACCGACCGAGCGCGGGTCGACCTGCGAACGAGGGTCGAGGCGGACGACGTCGCTGCGCGCGGCAACGCACTGCGGGCATCCGTGCCGTCCAGCGCGCACGACCACGTCGCCGTCGGGACAGACCGGCCCGGAGTGCTCGAGTTCGTCGAGGCCACCAACGAGGGCAGGCTGACTTCTCTGCTGCCGCTACGGATCGGCAGGATGATCGCCTCCCCTTTCTCGTTCTTCCGAGGCGCTGCCGGTCTCATGGCAGCCGACCTCGCCGGTTCACCTGTCACCGGGTTGACGGCGCAACTGTGCGGCGACGCGCACGCCGCCAATTTCGGCCTGTACGGGACACCGGACGGGCAGATCGTGATGGATATCAACGACTTCGACGAGACGCTCCCGGGTCCGTGGGAGTGGGACCTCAAACGTCTCGCCGCGAGCCTGGTCCTCGCCGGACGCGAGGGCAGTGTTTCCGAGCGCGGCTGCATCGAGGCCGCCGAGGATGCCGTCACCTCGTATCGGCGCACCATCCGCGAGCTCGCCGAACAGCCATTCCTGCAGTCGTGGAACGCTCTCCCCGACAAGTCGGCGCTCGAACGGGCGAAAGCAGACGACTTGCTCGACGACTTCGACAAGGCCGCGCAGAAGGCCCGCCGCAACACCAGCGAGAAGGTGGCGGCCAAATGGACCGAGCACCTCGAAGACCACGAGACCGGGACACGGCGACGGCGATTCGTGGAGAACCCGCCGGTTCTCACACGTGTCGAACAGGCCACTGCCGATGCCGTGATCGAAGGACTCGAACTTTATGTCGAATCACTGCGCGAGTCGCGCCGCAACTTGATCACCCGGTTCGCCGTATCCGATGTCGCCTTCCGGATCGTCGGAACCGGGAGTGTGGGACTGCGCAGCTACATCGCCCTGCTGCAGGGCAACCGGGACGAGGCACTCGTCCTGCAGCTCAAGCAGGCGCGGCCGTCGGCACTGTCGCCGTATCTGCCTGTCAGCACGCCGAAACACGAAGGCAAACGGATCGTGCACGGTGCCCGGCTGGTGCAGGCGGAGTCGGATATTCTCCTGGGCTGGACCACAATCGACGGCCTTCCCTACATCGTGCGGCAGTTCCGGAACCTCAAAGGCGACATCGATCCCACCGGTCTCGCGCAGGACCATCTCGACGACTACGGCCGCCTGGCCGGCGCCCTCCTCGCACGTGCACACACCCGCTCGCTCGATCCGCGGCTACTCGCCGGCTACTTCGCCGGCGACGAAGAACTGGACGAAGCGATCGGGCGGTACGCCGTCCGCTACGCCGATCGAACAGAAGCCGACCACGCGGTCCTGGTCGACGCGGTGCACTCGGGACGGATCGCCGCCGACCCGGCCTGA
- a CDS encoding VOC family protein — MSSFPGLAHIAITVSDLPTSTAWYSALFDSAPVLDEDEESGTFHHTVFALDGGMLFGLHAHTGGSSGSRFDERQVGLDHVAFQCSDLVVWRDRLDALGIEHGGIKTAHYGSGISFRDPDNIALEFFAPA; from the coding sequence ATGTCCAGTTTCCCGGGCTTGGCCCACATCGCGATCACGGTCTCCGACCTGCCGACCAGCACCGCTTGGTACAGCGCGTTGTTCGATTCGGCACCGGTCCTCGACGAGGACGAGGAGTCGGGCACCTTCCATCACACCGTGTTCGCTCTGGACGGCGGGATGCTGTTCGGGTTACACGCGCACACCGGCGGCAGTTCCGGGAGCAGGTTCGACGAACGGCAGGTGGGGCTCGACCACGTGGCGTTCCAGTGTTCCGATCTGGTGGTGTGGCGGGATCGGCTCGACGCCCTCGGCATCGAGCACGGAGGCATCAAGACCGCCCACTACGGATCGGGTATCTCGTTCCGCGATCCCGACAACATCGCGCTGGAGTTCTTCGCACCGGCGTAG
- a CDS encoding SDR family NAD(P)-dependent oxidoreductase, protein MDLGLGGKRAIVTGGSRGIGLAIARGLASEGVDVVLAARGVEALELAAKTLSQGTGRRVLGVPTDTGDDNSVRALVQRTVDELGGVDILVNAAATPWSAGKPSDFASTTDDVVRGELEIKVLGYLRTARAVAPHLVEQGWGRIINISGLGARQANSIAQTVRNVGVSALTKNLADELGPHGINVTVVHPGLTRTERLVDRLAAQSEAEGVPVAELESRLATNSIHRLIDASEVADVVTFLASPRSVGITGDAVAVGGGAPGAVYY, encoded by the coding sequence ATGGATCTCGGTCTAGGCGGCAAGCGGGCGATCGTCACCGGCGGCAGCCGCGGAATCGGTCTCGCGATCGCGCGCGGCCTCGCGTCGGAGGGAGTCGACGTGGTGCTCGCGGCCAGGGGTGTCGAGGCGCTGGAGTTGGCGGCGAAGACGCTGTCGCAGGGGACCGGACGGCGGGTGCTCGGGGTTCCCACCGACACCGGCGACGACAACTCGGTGCGCGCCCTCGTACAGCGAACGGTGGACGAACTCGGTGGTGTCGACATCCTCGTGAACGCCGCTGCAACCCCGTGGAGTGCGGGCAAGCCGAGCGACTTCGCGTCTACCACCGACGACGTGGTGCGCGGCGAACTCGAGATCAAGGTGCTCGGATACCTGCGGACCGCCCGGGCCGTGGCACCGCACCTCGTGGAACAGGGATGGGGGCGAATCATCAACATCAGCGGACTCGGTGCACGCCAGGCCAACTCCATCGCGCAGACCGTGCGGAACGTCGGTGTGTCGGCGCTGACGAAGAACCTCGCCGACGAGCTCGGACCGCACGGAATCAACGTGACGGTGGTGCATCCGGGACTGACGCGGACGGAACGGCTCGTCGACCGGCTGGCGGCGCAGTCCGAGGCGGAAGGTGTGCCGGTCGCCGAGTTGGAGTCGCGGCTGGCCACCAACTCGATCCACCGGCTGATCGACGCGAGCGAGGTCGCGGACGTCGTCACATTCCTGGCGTCACCGCGCAGTGTCGGGATCACCGGCGACGCGGTGGCCGTCGGCGGTGGTGCTCCGGGCGCCGTCTACTACTGA
- a CDS encoding flavin monoamine oxidase family protein: MADIEVDYCVVGAGFAGLTAALRLKQAGQSVALVEARDRIGGRTSTEVREDGSWIDRGGAWIGPGQDRIYALMDEFGVKSYKQYTDGEAMMVVDGKQYRYKGTIPLTMSPWAAANLGAVFVELGEMCKTIPLDAPWEAKKAAKWDSISLAKWLGDNTLSTPAHDLLETAIAGCYTSAASEVSMLFVLYQMASGGGPSFVLGVKDAAEDARPVGGMGAVYRPMAAEIGDALHLSQPVRDIAQDGDGVTVRSADLAVRARRAIVAVPLAIASQIVYEPLLPMDRSFLHQRMPSGAVMKIAVLYDEPFWRAAGLSGQSAAPDSPATITIDASTDTGRPGVLCVIVEGPIARKLGTLQEGERRKAVLAELTARFGNKAASPVDYIEQNWSIERYSGGGMLSHAPTGVLTQFGRALRKPCGRVHWAGTESSAVMCGWVDGAIRSGERAAREVTERDGVLSPARAQ; the protein is encoded by the coding sequence ATGGCAGACATCGAGGTCGACTATTGCGTCGTAGGTGCCGGATTCGCCGGACTGACGGCGGCACTGCGTCTGAAGCAGGCCGGACAATCGGTCGCGCTCGTGGAGGCGCGTGACCGGATCGGCGGCCGAACGTCCACCGAGGTCCGCGAGGACGGTTCGTGGATCGATCGGGGCGGTGCGTGGATCGGCCCGGGACAGGACCGGATCTACGCCCTGATGGACGAATTCGGCGTCAAGAGTTACAAGCAGTACACCGACGGCGAGGCGATGATGGTCGTCGACGGCAAGCAGTACCGGTACAAGGGCACGATTCCCCTGACGATGAGTCCCTGGGCGGCCGCGAATCTCGGGGCCGTGTTCGTCGAACTCGGCGAGATGTGCAAGACGATCCCGCTCGACGCGCCGTGGGAGGCGAAGAAGGCAGCGAAGTGGGACTCGATCAGCCTCGCCAAATGGCTCGGCGACAACACGCTGTCCACACCCGCCCACGACCTACTCGAGACCGCCATCGCCGGCTGCTACACGTCCGCGGCGTCCGAAGTGTCGATGCTGTTCGTCCTGTACCAGATGGCATCCGGCGGCGGTCCAAGTTTCGTCCTCGGTGTGAAGGACGCCGCCGAGGACGCGCGGCCGGTCGGCGGAATGGGTGCCGTCTATCGTCCAATGGCAGCCGAGATCGGCGACGCGCTCCACCTGTCACAACCCGTCCGGGACATCGCGCAGGACGGGGACGGCGTGACCGTCCGCTCCGCGGATCTGGCCGTGCGCGCCCGGAGGGCGATCGTCGCGGTGCCCCTCGCGATCGCGAGCCAGATCGTCTACGAACCGCTGCTGCCGATGGATCGGTCCTTCCTACACCAGCGAATGCCGAGCGGTGCGGTCATGAAGATCGCCGTCCTCTACGACGAACCCTTCTGGCGCGCCGCCGGACTGTCGGGGCAGTCGGCGGCACCCGACTCCCCCGCGACGATCACCATCGACGCCAGTACCGACACGGGACGTCCCGGTGTTCTGTGCGTCATCGTCGAGGGACCGATCGCCCGCAAGCTGGGGACGCTGCAGGAAGGGGAACGGAGGAAGGCCGTGCTCGCGGAGTTGACCGCGAGGTTCGGAAATAAGGCAGCCTCCCCCGTCGACTACATCGAGCAGAACTGGAGCATCGAGCGGTACTCCGGCGGCGGCATGCTCAGTCATGCGCCGACGGGCGTGCTCACCCAGTTCGGCCGCGCCCTCCGCAAGCCCTGCGGTCGCGTTCACTGGGCAGGCACGGAGAGTTCGGCCGTGATGTGCGGATGGGTCGACGGGGCCATCCGGTCCGGGGAGCGCGCCGCCCGGGAAGTCACCGAACGGGACGGCGTGCTGTCACCCGCCCGCGCTCAGTAG
- a CDS encoding MFS transporter produces MIDPATTSIDLPGQTPNWSPRLLFSLASIMLLLEILAVSYIMISMAVPAISQHYHTTQGAWLLTSFLLVGAVTGPLLGKSADVYGKRKILLACTFIAALGSFVSAVAPSYAVLIVGRSLSGVLIPCIFLSYSLIRDIFPPKTVALSVSVATSGMGLIAIPAPFLTGWFLDNHGFRSIFWFFVVGLGVVGVLILLSTDESPVRLQSRMDVLGAVLLGGGIAGILIAVSFGPIWGWANASTLAFLAGGVALLAAWLVSARIVREPLVDLDVLRRRPILLTSMGSGLAYGCSALFTILLPMMAMTPAILGLGYGFGVSAEGFAIFQVPLGGMVVVGGIVVGILVGKNVRPRLLMIVGLLFISAGFLLTAQLHDSKALLLIFAGLTGTGMGLAYAAVPNLLIEAVPPQLQATTASIVSVTQSVVAAVLPVAAFTVMNNSYIAPIPPEVTQGAILYTDRGFQVAFLIGAVAAAVGAILAALIPRRIDQVDAPPAVIVHEGEPVLNR; encoded by the coding sequence ATGATAGATCCTGCTACCACGTCCATCGACTTGCCCGGACAGACACCGAACTGGTCGCCGCGGCTACTTTTCTCCCTGGCCTCGATCATGCTGCTCCTGGAAATTCTCGCGGTCAGCTACATCATGATTTCGATGGCGGTTCCGGCGATTTCCCAGCACTACCACACTACGCAGGGCGCGTGGTTGCTCACCTCGTTCCTGCTGGTCGGAGCCGTCACCGGGCCCCTCCTCGGCAAATCGGCCGACGTGTACGGAAAGCGCAAGATTCTGCTGGCGTGCACGTTCATTGCCGCACTCGGATCGTTCGTCTCCGCGGTCGCACCCAGCTACGCGGTCTTGATCGTGGGCCGGTCGCTGTCCGGCGTGCTGATTCCCTGCATCTTCCTGAGCTACTCCCTGATCAGGGACATCTTCCCGCCGAAAACCGTCGCCCTGTCGGTCAGTGTCGCCACCAGCGGCATGGGCCTCATCGCCATCCCCGCACCGTTTCTCACCGGCTGGTTCCTCGACAATCACGGCTTCCGCAGCATCTTCTGGTTCTTCGTCGTCGGACTCGGCGTCGTCGGTGTGCTCATCCTGCTCAGCACGGACGAATCACCGGTACGTCTGCAGTCGAGAATGGACGTCCTCGGTGCGGTCCTCCTCGGCGGCGGCATCGCGGGCATTCTGATCGCGGTCAGCTTCGGACCGATCTGGGGTTGGGCGAACGCGTCGACACTCGCCTTCCTTGCCGGCGGCGTCGCGCTGTTAGCGGCCTGGCTCGTCTCCGCCCGGATCGTGCGGGAACCCCTCGTCGACCTCGACGTCCTTCGCAGGCGGCCGATCCTGCTGACGTCGATGGGCTCCGGGCTCGCGTACGGCTGCAGCGCGCTGTTCACTATCCTGCTCCCGATGATGGCCATGACTCCCGCGATCCTGGGGTTGGGTTACGGGTTCGGGGTCAGCGCCGAAGGATTCGCGATCTTTCAGGTTCCGTTGGGGGGCATGGTGGTGGTCGGCGGCATCGTCGTCGGCATCTTGGTCGGCAAGAACGTCCGACCTCGCCTGTTGATGATTGTGGGCCTGTTGTTCATATCGGCCGGATTCCTGCTCACCGCCCAGCTGCACGACTCCAAAGCGCTGCTTCTGATCTTCGCCGGCCTGACCGGCACGGGCATGGGGCTGGCCTACGCAGCGGTGCCGAACCTGCTGATCGAGGCCGTTCCGCCGCAACTGCAGGCCACCACGGCGAGCATCGTGAGCGTGACACAGAGCGTCGTCGCCGCGGTACTGCCGGTGGCCGCGTTCACGGTGATGAACAACTCGTACATCGCCCCGATCCCGCCGGAGGTGACGCAGGGCGCAATCCTGTACACCGACAGAGGATTCCAGGTCGCGTTCCTGATCGGCGCCGTCGCGGCCGCCGTGGGAGCGATCCTCGCCGCGCTGATTCCCCGCAGGATCGATCAGGTCGACGCTCCCCCGGCAGTGATCGTCCACGAGGGCGAGCCAGTGCTGAATCGCTGA